The DNA sequence CGGACAACAGACTGCCTTTCAGCACGCAGACCAACGGACTACTGGCACATTACTAAAACTTTAGAAATCGCCCGTGCTATTCATGCTGAGCCCAGAGAAGTAAAACTGCTCCATCCTAGATTCCATGCACCAAAACAGGACAAGCTGAACTTTAAATTCTCCTCAAAATCAGTAAGCAGATATTCACCAATATTTAAACATGCTATACACCAGCAAAGCCCAAACCCAACATGTGcttcagagccccccccccccccccagaaggcCCTTCATGAAAACCCATCACCCCTTCTTCCAGGACATCATTACAGTTCAACTCGCAGACATCTTCACCTATAACTCATCACTTCCTATGTTTTCAAACTGCATCAAAGGACACGTACTTGAAGGTATATtatcatttctaaaaatatactttaaatgcaacatgaaattaaactgaaacgACACTTTTgctttgtattctttttttttttaaaaacaggaatttTATGAGTGACAGGTTATATCGGCTGTgtagaaaatcaacaaaaataaatacaagtaagTTTTTACAGGACTGTTTCTACCATACAGGAACTacagtggagagcagcacagaacATACAGGTCCCTGCACCAGACTGTGGACGTGTGCTGAGTCAGTCTTATTACTGGTCAGTTGAACTGCAAGGCTTGCTGTGATGGAGAGCGTGCGCATGCTCTCTTCACCCAGACTTGAACAGGAGGATGGCCACCTGGCCCAGGTAGAAGTAGATGAAATGCTTGGTCTCGTGGGTCACGTAGCTGCCAAAAtttctacccacaatgcagtgccAGGTGGGATTGTACTTCTTGTCAAACTCctggcaaaacaaacacagcaaaaaaaacgtgcttttaaaacatttggaaaatttGATGAGTCACTGTGTAACTGACTGTGCTGagaatttattatatttattttttgctaaacTGGGCAGTCACATCAGTGGCCAGGCGTATGAAACGCAAGTGCAGGCTGCCAACAGCCTACCGCTTCAAACAGGTTTTCAGCTCCCAATTACACTAGAGAAACCCTGAGTAGAATTTAAGGCCTGAAGAGATCAAATACTATTAATAAGCCTTTTCTGTTCAGTTTATATTTTGAGCTTTTTTATCCTCAAAGCAGAAGCGTAATGTTAGTTCTCATATCACCCACTCTCGGAGGACTGGGGGCGAGTCATTCGAAGACCTTGTTGCTTATGTAACACcgcaatttacattttcaccaatCGACTGTGTGCCACTCGGTGGGCTGCCAAACGAGTGCATTTCCTTACAGAACGGGCATGCTGCTCATACCTAGAGAGGACATACTCTGCATTCAAAGGAAATGTTACTTCCTCCTCATACATTTGGAGGAAAAAATGTGCACACCTTTATCGTGTTGTGCAACAccttaaatgtaagaaaatgcgTGCAGagggttttaaaatgaaacggCAGCAGACTTCTGCCCTTCTCCGCACATAAACAAAATCTCTCTCCTCGCGCCTTACAACACCACTCCCGCGAGTCCCGCGGTTTCACCCTGCGGTAGTGGCGTGTCTGCCTCTGAAATGCATCGCTCCGCTGGCTTCTCCACGCGCACGGTAGTCGGGGACAACAGCACTGCACCGTTTCGGCTCGTTCTGAGTCCGCTGGGCGGGGCTACCTTCTTGATGTACGCGGCGATGTCCTTCTCGATGTTGTACTTCTCCAGCGCCTGCGTGGCGCACTCCACCGCCTCCTGCTGCATGTCCTCCGACATGTCCGCGTTCTTGATGACTGCCTTCCTGTCCGACATGGtgccctgcagggggagggcaggggtgtGAGGAGGGTAGCACGGGGAACAGCTGCACGGTTAGCCAACTCACAAGCGCAGTTACACCCAACCTACACATCACCACATGGCTCTTACAACCGCAGCTACACCACTACGGCCAACCGCAGCTACACCACTACAGCCAACTCACAACCGCAGCTACACCACTACAGCCAACTCACAAGTACAGCTACACCACTACAGCCAACTGCAGCTACACCACTACAGCCAACAGCAGCTACACCACTACAGCCAACTCACAAGCACAGCTACACCACTACAGCCAACAGCAGCTACACCACTACAGCCAAACTACATATGACCACAAGGCCCTTACACCGCAATTACACCTTTACAGCCAATCTACACTTCACCACAAGGCCCTTACAACTGCAACTACACCTTTACATCCAACCTACACTTCACCACAAGACCCTTACAACTGCAGCAACACTACAGCAATCTACATATCATCACTCTCCTTTCCAGAGAATCCATCATATATGCTTCTTAAGCTCAATGGTCTAGGAGGCACCTAGTAAAATAACTGATTTGAGCGAGTTGCAATGCCAGAATTTCTAACCAAAAAGGCATTTGAGCC is a window from the Anguilla rostrata isolate EN2019 chromosome 14, ASM1855537v3, whole genome shotgun sequence genome containing:
- the LOC135239070 gene encoding dynein light chain 2, cytoplasmic-like — encoded protein: MSDRKAVIKNADMSEDMQQEAVECATQALEKYNIEKDIAAYIKKEFDKKYNPTWHCIVGRNFGSYVTHETKHFIYFYLGQVAILLFKSG